The region TTTCATTTTATTGACTGTAATTGGAAACATTATGTATGTTACCTTCAAAGCCACCCACTTGCTGTTTTCCACTCACAGAGTCTTTGCCATTCATTTTGTGGGTTTTTACTGTAGCGTTAATCTTTATCAATGAAGTGTTAAGAAATCTCTCTCATTCACTGagttgtgaacacacacacagggccaATTAAAGGGGAGATTCTGTGCCATGTCATGCAGAGAATTGCAAAGTTATTTCAAGCTTGTAGAATAAGGACCATCCTCCTCAAGACAAATGGTGATTCATGCAAAATAAACATCTAGCTAAATAGGGAATTATTCAGAATTTCATAACCATTCTGATTCCACTTAACAATTCCAATTCATTACTGATTCcatttacagtcatttttgtGATTCTTTTTAAGGTAGGAAGAATGGAAATGGGAAAACGTTTTACTTTAGCTACCCTGTTTTGTCAGTTAAGGATTTCATACATCATAAGAGTCATAACAAATAGGGTTGGGCGATGTTAACCAAATTGGCATCagacgatgtctacagtgaaacattgtGATGGACGATGACATCGGGGGGCGGGGTTAGGGGGTGTGACCCGAAGCGTGAATCCATATCAagtggcaacctcccgctctctctcttgatgccaacatggaagtgacttaaactgtaatttgtcaactggccactagaggctggctgcaaaagggagtcaatcccatagactccccatgttaaaatgcccaactttacagcagaaaaacaacatgtttacagcctggttttatttcaattattttggtctatatagttaatttttcccttcatgacaactgtgaggggagggtgatttttttttttttttatatataactcatacgttttaattatattaagcctCAAAGTTCTGCATAAATAAGGGagtggtcacttgagtgacaggtggattgccgctgttgACACTAccatcgagctaggtgggtgtggcttcagcaaccagctcccgcctttttctTTGATTAACCATGATTGACACGCggtgacgcactgccaagatggtgacggcccgctccgcccactttgagcttcaaaaacgctcttttgaaaactacgggtgacgtcacggacactacgtccatgtttttatacagtctatgatctgTATGCAGAAAGGCACGGAAAAATAATGCATTCTACGGAGCCACTTAAGGTACACGGTTAGCCACTTGCTAGCGGTAGACTGTTACATTAAAAGTTCACTTAGTTACCACATAGGCCTAcacagagtaaggagagatgactgatagGGACAATAGTGAATGATTTGTAGAtactgagcaccactgacaaataTCTAAtcatgtaaaatgtgtggtaGGTAGGCTACTGCTGCTCTGTATTACAGAGTAGAGGTCTTCTCAGGTCCTAAAATCTGTACCCAACCCAAATGACTACTTAACCAAACCCGAtgtgcataaattatttttttttaaagaaaaacctgACCCGAGACATACCCGATGAAATTAGACTCGAGTCCGACCCGACGGCATTTATTTTCGAACCCGTCTGGACCCGAATGTAAATGACATTgtaaaagtaaaagtgaaagtaaaagagAACCCGCATTTGAAAGCGGTTTCTATGccatagcggctccctgatgcccacaGTTTAGTATAATTACCCAACGATGTAATTGTTAAAGAATGTATTGAAATAAcctatatattgatatttttttatccTCCCATCTCGTAggctatttattccctttaggggtagtaaggacatcattaaaatagtccacgtgacatcagtggctcaaccctaattttatgaagctacgaaaaTAGTACTTGtgcgtaaagaaaacaaaaataaagactttattcaacgattTATTCTCCTCtgggtaatatttttatttcatcagaaatatcttaatttgtgttccgaagatgaacgaaggccttgcgggtttggaatgacatgagggtgagtgatgacagaatgacagaattttcatttttgggtaaattattcctttaaaaaatcttaccgacctgaAATTTATGAATAgtaatttaccttttttatgatacattttcCTGCTGATATTTGTTGTAGGTAgctgtttttgagaaaaacaacaacaacaacaacaacaacaacaacataaaaaaacaaccaaatacaCTTTGCTGATTAACAAAAGTATTTCTTCTATTGACAGCTTTGGGAAAGGAATGTGTCAATGGAGAAAACAATACCTTGCTTTCTTTTTATCTACATCAGCCACTGACAAATGCATCTTGGTTGACCACTATTTTAAATTGCTGCAATGAATCACATAAGTTTTAAgctgtccagtcctgctcctagACGACCACTGTCCTATAGAATTCTGCTGCATGCCCAAGTAAATATGCATAAACCCGCTATTCAAGGTCTTCAGCATTACTAAAAACtttcagacaggtgtgttgggGCAAGTCTTCACGGTATTTGTCCTCCAGGAGCAGAATTGGACAGCCCTGctcttatactgtatgtatatcacacatattttattttggtgttcCATCTGCATCAGAGGAAGAATGCAGAAATTCCAGAACCATAATGTCCTGAAAATAATTTGACTGTTGAATTAAATTTAGACATGATGTTATCCCTTAAATTTACATATACCACTCAgtccatttaaaaatcatatcagtCAATCTATTCTGAAAACTTTTTCCATTTCAAGAGCTCAGGAAGAGTTGTTTATATGTAAAGTAGAGTGACATTCATGATAATGTGTTTCTACACTAAAACAGAATTCATGTTAATTGTGGATAGTCGAGTGAAAGTGTAATGAATGCATGCAATTACAGTGCTGTCTTCCTCCGTTGATGTATCTGTAAAATGGCATGCATTGACATATTGAAATGTAGTCATATTCCTGAGGTGTTTAACATACATTAACATACATTATCCTGAAGGTTATGCATAATGACCTGCCGGAAGGAAGAAAGGGAAGTTGTCTCACGTTCTGACCTTGTCGATATGGTCACCTGCTGACCTATCTCTGAGCTCTGACCCTAGGCACTCTGCACTAATTGAGACAACATGGCATTGCAAGGATACTGGCTGCACCTGAAGCAGCCCTGACATTTAACATATGAATGGCCTATACATTAGATGAAAGACCCTGAAAAGAGAAGACGATATGCAGATGCTAATGTGATTCACCCAAGCTGGAAGATTACAAATTGTTTAGTGGTTAGAGGGAATGTCAGAGGCCATTTGTTTAAGGGCAGTTTCACACTCATTAAAAGTACTGAGACTCATATCTTTCCAGTAATATGCTTCTGTCTCTTGTCAGTCTGGATACTGCTCACATCCTAAAATCCCTcaaaggaaaacatttaaaagtttgggaccCAACTGGAAAGAGTAATGGTGAAAATGGGAAATCTCTTCCATGATCCAGAGAGTCCCATCTCACTGTAAgctaaataaaattgtttgaGTGACACCTTAATCGCTCTGATAACCCAAACTCACAGATTGGAAGCAAAGCCAAGCCAATGGCATTACATTCCCTTGGGACTTGACAGTTTGACTTTGTCAAGGACAATTCTTTGATTTCTTCTGTTACTCCTTCCATCCGTAAGAACAAAGGCTGCTTCATCTACCCCTCTTAGTCACAAATAAACTGAGTGCACCAGTGAAGTCGTCATGGAGACAACCCAAGTAACCTCTGCTGTCAGTGTGCATCAAGACTTAACCTGGAATGGCTCCATCTGAGGTCTTGAGTCTAGGACAAACCGTGACTGCTTAGAGATTTGAAACAAACTTGTTTTGTGAAGTTTTGAGTGTCTCCATAAGTATAAGTGTATGTTTAAAATCAGTAAGAATCCTTAATGGGATAGTCCACcgcaaaatgaacattctgtatGATTGTAAACCTATATGATGTTTTTTCTTGCGTGAACCACAGAGggaattttaaacatttcaacattttgtcaacataggctcattggaaaataCTGCACTAtcaatgtttttgcaaaaaatgccaaaaatgtaCCGATAcataaaattcacacaaaattgtGACAACGTTTCATACAACAAactaatattatgaattaaaaacattttaccatagtgcatgaattgtaaatgaatacattttgatgtttgcatcaaaAAAcagaatcatatatatattttaatcgaaaaaacatacaaatacaatgaaaaaaaaattaaagaaaaaactgcTCAGTAAACCAACACCGTAGCTAAACATACATCAATAGCATTGACTTGTAGCGATATAGAGAGCTTGGATACAAGTCCCATGAAAAAACAATTAACGAAAAATGACTGgtttgttaacactatcagtttgttaaaaatataagtttcaataaatgcaataatCAAATCAATTCCATAATCACGCCCATATTCCCACCAACCTTTGGCCACTGCAAGCTAATCGTCAAGACTGACTGCCATTGCCCGCGAATTAGTGCTTCTGTTCTATGCTTTGACAAGACTACTGACCCCCTGCataatattttgcaaaaacactcttaaaaacttttaaaaacactcaaCAAGCACATACTTTCTTAGCAAAAAGTTGCAAAATTTCCAacactgcaaaataatatttaaaaaaaatacaaaaatgtgcaaCAAGCAacataatattttgcaaaaatgttcttACAAATaggtttttccaatgagccttgATTAAAGTCCGAAACAGCACTAGACCCTGTGAATTTCATTGAATGGAccgaaaaaacaacaaaaaaaaagacattccacatttttacattttacattccacaaaagaaagaacatcatacaggtttataacaacagaattataatttttaagtaAGCTATACCTTTAAGTTTTACATCAGAATATAAGTAGAAGAAATGGATAGAAATTCTAACATGGTTTTAAAGGGGGTGGGGCCTTAGCTATAGGCCAACAAGAAGGATGCTCAGAGAAAAGTCGTTTGGCCGGCCACTGACCTCTGGTATTTTTTTAGAACAGCAACTGGGTTTAGCTAGATTATCAAGGTTATTTGTCTGAAAAGTGTGGATGATATTTGTGCAAATGGTGAGAAGGTTGCGTGTATGTACCCCTATGTGGATAGAATGTCAGTGTTGTGCTTGAAGGGATATATGAGTGACAGCTTTGCTTCAGGCCACTGCAAGCTAATCGTCAAGCTAGTCAATCACTAATCCACTGCAAAGCTAATGCTAAAAACGTCAAGACTGACTGCCATTGATAAAACATGCTGACCGCGAATTAGTGCTTCTGTCAAAACCActgacaaaaccacacacacatgctgaccTGCGAGACAGCTGACACACAAGGACGAATCACAAGCGCGACAATAATCATGGTGCTCATGTGCTAGTCATTCTTTTCACTGAAAGGCCAACTTAAAGACATTGACTTATCAACATCCTGATTTTCAAGGGTTTGCCTCAAAGACAAATAAGACCTTTTCACTGAAAGGCCAACAAAAATAAGTGAGGATCCAAAGGAAAAGTTTAATATTATACATCTGTCCTCTCACTAATCATGCTTGAAACATGTTAGTGAGGATCCAAAGgaaaagtttaatattatttattattgttcgTAGTTGGATCTTTAATAGTTTACAAGCCATATTGATTTTCACTTGTTTCATTTAAGTTgcaatgttttctttttgatAACTGTGATCTCTTTGTGAGGAAACCCCCttcttaaaatataaaggcagctatatGTTTTCATGTACAAAGACctgttttgagaaaattacataatgttgtttcaaaattaaataattgccaTTTATATTATTCCCATGTACTGAAGCCAAAGCAAATTATTAAGTTGAAAAAATTTTGTAAGTTGGCATGCTTTCCCCCCCTGCACTCTGTTAGATGAATATTAGATGTCTAAACCAGAAGAAAAACATTGTCATATTTATCTCCAAGATAACAGTGAAagtaaacatgttaaaaatgcatgttgtaaaaataatttttccagtttttccTTGACCTCCATCTCTTGTGGCGACCCCTTACTTGACAAACCAACACAATGGATAAATTGTTGTCAAACAGGAAGAAAAGCATTTCAGACAgttgattgcagactttggttTCTTGGTAAGCTTAGCTCAGCAGAAAAATCTAAGCAGCATAAAATTAGCTTTTCATTATGGTCTCATTGCTCTCtagaaatgcaatttaaatagatttttttttctttcctttttgtgaaataaataatttctgtGCTTTTGTAATGTAATAAATCCAAGTATATAGTACTGTACTTATGTATGAAACATTAAGCATATGTGTTGCCATTCACATACATTTTCCTACACAGTCTTAAGAAAAGAGGGAATGCAACTCAGCTGCAACTGCCTTTAGTGTTTCCCTCTTATAACGTTAGttaattatttcagctttacaCACAATGTCAAGTTCTTGTGCCTGGCGGCAATTAGAAATGTGCATTCATTAAAACTACCCTTGTTCTTTCCCTAATGCAGCCATCAGCTATGGGCTATGCCTAACCATCCACACAATGAGGGAACGTAATTAATAAGTGCACACACTCACATTTATAAACACACATGTGCACCTTGCTTTATATAGAATCAAttgatagagaaaaatatttgGAGTGCAGATCAAGCATGTGTTTATGGGGCAATAAAAGCTTTATTGAACTCCTGGAAGGCTTAGTAAACATGATCTGTTTATATGATTAAAAGGAAAAGTTACTATGTAGGCTACATCTGAatgctgaaaaatgctgccttgatGATATATTAAGTGTGATATTGCCATATATGTTACCCATAAGGTGATATATCATTTTCACAAACATAAATTCTCTGGGTAGatgtgatatttttaataagtttagaacatacatactgtatataaaatgctcaaatttgtatatgtacatgttaatatctatatgatgatttttatatggtattatatatgtcaacaatatgtattatatttatatgcaacATGTTTACAAAAATCTGTATgtttaaatcttttatatttacttataatattaACATGTGTTGGCAGATTTAAGGATGGATATACATGTACATGACATATATGTCCAAAACTGtattacacatacataaacataagtACCTGTTGTTCCAATTTCATATggtaatatttttcatatgtggaaatgtaatatatatatatatataatttatatataattatatataatagatatattacatttatgtatggGCAAAGCTCTCTCTGTTTTGTTGTATATCGTTAAACCTTATAatgctgcctcagaagtctgAAATCAGTTTCAGGAGGTACCTCTGTGTTCAGCATATTGCTTGATAGGGCAGCAAGTTAGCTTAaagggttggttcacccaaaaatgaaaattagcccataaattactcatcctcaagtcatcctatgtgtatatgacttccttctttcagacgaatccagtcggcgttaattaaaaatattaattaaatattaaatattaattaaatatgaattattaaaaattgtctttgatctttcaagctggcACTCAGCCTGTGTTTctgtgcatcagtccaaaagaagtgaaatataaAGCGCCCAGTGGGGCGAGTGGGAAAaaaagtcctcctgtagtgaatcaatgagtttttgtaagaaaaataaccatatttaaaatgtaataatcagtttaatctagcttgcgctcactgttgtaaatggaagcagtcccgggctgatgacgtatgaggtcagctttgcgcttgcgccgctcagaagtgacgaacgaGGAAGTGcagtggagagatcaaaacaaaacaatggtcactaattagaagtacaaaacaaggatttgtaaagaaaaatgacggaggatttcgatattcctttgctcctgttaatgttggttttcacgagactctcCAGTGCATGTACAACGCCGACCTCATATGTCATCCTCTCGTAGcagcttccgtgtacaactgtagGCACAAGCTACAtttaagtgattattatgttttgaatatggatatttttcttacaaaaatgcatcgattcgttAAATGAggcctttttttcattttaattttcatttttgggtgaactgatcCTAAGCTTTTGGATGTAGTCAAATACTCCTTAACCTGTatatctctctttctgtctgtttctcaggTAACATCTTTGTGGTGAGTTTGGCGGTGGCAGACCTGGTGGTGGCCATCTATCCGTATCCGCTGGTCCTGACCTCCATATTTCACCGGGGCTGGAACCTGGGATACATGCACTGCCAGATCAGCGGATTCCTGATGGGCGTCAGTGTAATCGGCTCCATTTTCAACATCACCGGCATCGCAATCAACCGCTACTGTTATATCTGCCACAGCCTCAAATATGACAAGCTCTACAGTGACAAAAACTCAGTTTGCTATGTACTGTTAATCTGGGCTTTGACGGTCCTTGCTATTGTGCCCAACTTGTTCGTAGGCTCCCTGCAGTATGATCCACGGGTTTATTCCTGTACATTCGAGCAGTCGGCGAGCTCGGCATACACGATCGCTGTCGTCTTCTTCCATTTCATTCTTCCCATCATGATCGTCACCTACTGTTACCTGCGAATCTGGGTTCTGGTCATACAGGTGCGAAGACGAGTGAAGCCCGATAATCGTCCCAAGCTCACACCTCACGATGTGCGAAACTTTGTaacaatgtttgttgtttttgtgctcTTTGCCGTGTGCTGGGCACCATTAAACTTCATCGGGTTGGCTGTAGCGATTTCTCCTGAGCGCGTGGTTCCTTTAATACCTGAATGGCTCTTTGTGGCAAGTTATTTCATGGCATACTTTAACAGTTGCCTCAATGCAATCGTCTATGGAGTTTTGAACCAGAACTTCCGTCGTGAGTATAAGCGCATCGTGGTTTCAGTGTGTACTGCCAGGATCTTCTTTGGGGAAAGTTCTAATGAAGCACAAGAACGACTTAAGAGTAAACCCTCGCCACTCATGACTAACAACAATCAGGTCAAAGTGGATTCTGTGTAAGTGTTTAAGTGTAAGACGTGAAAAGAACACAGAAAAATCAATCCTTGCTTGAAACTAAGCAAACTtgatttaggaaaaaaaaataagatcacCAAATATGTTGTCAGGACGTGGCGTCTAGCCCTGAAACTGTGATTTGTTGCCTCaacacaatcaaaacaaacaggAAATTATTATCATTGTcttttataaagcactttttttcatTCTTGGTCAGAAGtacttgtatgtatgtatgaatttattgtttaaatgtttacagtAATTGTATCAGCAAATCTAtgtaatatacaggtccttctcaaaaaattagcatattgtgaaaaagttcattattttccataatgtaatgataaaaattaaactttcatatattttagattcattgcacaccaactgaaatatttcaggtcttttattgttttaatactgatgattttggcatacagctcatgaaaacccaaaattcctatctcaaaaaattagcatatcatgaaaaggttctctaaacgagctattaacctaatcatctgaatcaactaattaactctaaacacctgcaaaagattcctgaggcttttaaaaactcccagcctggttcattactcaaaaccgcaatcatgggtaagactgccgacctgactgctgtccagaaggccatcattgacaccctcaagcgagagggtaagacacagaaagaaatttctgaacgaataggctgttcccagagtgctgtatcaaggcacctcagtgggaagtctgtgggaaggaaaaagtgtggcaaaaaaacactgcacaacgagaagaggtgaccggaccctgaggaagattgtggagaaggaccgattccagaccttgggggacctgcggaagcagtggactgagtctggagtagaaacatccagagccaccgtgcacaggcgtgtgcttttgaaccagaaacagcagcagaagcgcctgacctgggctacagagaagcagcactggactgttgctcagtggtccaaagtacttttttcagatgaaagcaaatttttgcatgtcattcggaaatcaaggtgccagagtctggaggaagactggggagaaggaaatgccaaaatgcctgaagtccagtgtcaagtacccacagtcagtgatggtctggggtgccatgtcagctgctggtgttggtccactgtgttttatcaagggcaggctcaatgcagctagctatcaggagattttggagcacttcatgcttccatctgctgaaaagctttatggagatgaagatttcgtttttcagcatgacctggcacctgctcacagtgccaaaaccactggtaaatggtttactgaccatggtattactgtgctcaattggcctgccaactctcctgacctgaaccccatagagaatctgtgggatattgtgaagagaaagttgagagacgcaagacccaacactctggatgagcttaaggccgctgtcgaagcatcctgggcctccataacacctcagcagtgccacaggctgattgcctccatgccacgccgcattgaagcagtcatttctgcaaaaggattcccgaccaagtattgagtgcataactgaacataattatttgaaggttgactttttttgtattaaaaacacttttcttttattggtcggatgaaatatgctaattttttgagataggaattttgggttttcatgagctgtatgccaaaatcatcagtattaaaacaataaaagacctgaactatttcagttggtgtgcaatgaatctaaaatatatgaaagtttaatttttatcattacattatggaaaataatgaaatttttcacaatatgctaattttttgagaaggacctgtatatacctTCTGTAATGATTTTATATGAGTTATCTTTGTCTgaagagaacaaaaaacaaatatgaaggTATGAttgatatattattgtatataaatacatattgagTGTGTTTCACTGATGTTGATCATTCAGTGGAGAACGAAGAACAACGCTGTCAAAATGTTGCCATGAACATCAGCATATCTCTACAATGCCTGGCCATAaacatgaccaaaactttataaaCACATTCGACCAAAAGATTTTGTTACAGAGTTTACTGTTTTGAGATGACCTCACCCGGTTCAACACTGTTATTCTACATTTGAGAAAGCAATACACCTGGATTGCTGCTTTCCCACAACCCCCTGCAAATATGTTTGAGGGTATGGGGTTCCTTCTCTGTCAAGTTTCTATCCCCTCTTCTTgctattcttttttaaattgtttttattttcagcattacCCGTCTTTGTCTGTTTAAACACTTCCTTaccttctttctttatttttctttgtatctgtctttctctccacTCTTTGCATGGATCTGATGACAAGTTCATatgcaaaaagtaaaatgtttaatgaataaagtaaaatttgaatttttgcataattttgtgaaatgtatacattatatGTGAACCTTGAATATGCGACAGAATTAGACTGTGCACTGAAGAAAtgctgttttgtcttgttttctagtaaaatatttaatcattactaaaacaagattaaaaactgcataataaatgaagattaaaaaaaaaacattcttacagtTCTGTGCAAAAGTATTAGACCATTTGCAACCCCCATGGTTTtttttcatggtgtttttttttctttgcagtgtGACAATAAATATAATGCCAGCCATTATTATGCATCACTTTTTGAATAACACAGCAGAAAATGGGACAAAATACAGGTAGTATCACCAGCACTCCAACATAAGTATTAAAGTACAGTATTAGATTGAAGCTTATGCAATAGTTCTATCTGAACGCCCACcactgattctctctctctcaaatcatGACATGTTGTGGTGACATCACTCTGTTTAATCCAAGCCAACCAAACCGACTGAAGGAGTGAGTGAAAGAACGAATGAGCGATATAAAAAAGCCAGGATCTACACTGCCCTCTAACAGAATTATGCGCT is a window of Cyprinus carpio isolate SPL01 chromosome B1, ASM1834038v1, whole genome shotgun sequence DNA encoding:
- the LOC109082585 gene encoding melatonin receptor type 1A-A; its protein translation is MFMNGSSLNSSALDPSEQALHRPPWVTTTLGCFLIFTIVVDILGNLLVIFSVYRNKKLRNAGNIFVVSLAVADLVVAIYPYPLVLTSIFHRGWNLGYMHCQISGFLMGVSVIGSIFNITGIAINRYCYICHSLKYDKLYSDKNSVCYVLLIWALTVLAIVPNLFVGSLQYDPRVYSCTFEQSASSAYTIAVVFFHFILPIMIVTYCYLRIWVLVIQVRRRVKPDNRPKLTPHDVRNFVTMFVVFVLFAVCWAPLNFIGLAVAISPERVVPLIPEWLFVASYFMAYFNSCLNAIVYGVLNQNFRREYKRIVVSVCTARIFFGESSNEAQERLKSKPSPLMTNNNQVKVDSV